Part of the Solanum pennellii chromosome 10, SPENNV200 genome is shown below.
TGGCGTGGTTGAACACAATTTGTTGCTATGCGAATTGATTCATGATAATCCTTTAAAGCGTCTTTGTATCGATTTAAACCACAGAATGCAGCAGCTCTACTACAATGTAATGTGCTGTTCTTTGGAAAAAGAGCTATACCACTATTAAAAGATTGCAAAGCTTCCTCATACTTGCCATCGTCTAAACAGATATATCCATTTTTTGCAAATTCATTTTCTAAAACAGTGGAACTCGAAGAACTCACACTTCGACCTGATCCCGATGGAGATGAACCCGAAGTGCTCCTTGTATTACTAGAACCCAGTTTCGGCATTCGAGGATCGCCTTCCTTATTTTTCATCTGATCAGGTAAAGAGCTTGAACCCTTTTCAGAATCACTCTTCTTTTTGGAACCCGACATTATTTCTTGAACCTAAAAATGTTAGAAAACTGAAAACtatcaataacaacaaaatggaaaaaatcgctttgaagaagaagaagaacaaggaCGGAGAAAAAAAAGGGTTCAAACAGAATTTCTCTAAAACCCCATAAATaatctcctcttcttcttctatacatatacaattcaacaAGCTAAGATGatttttgaacaaatatatatacatatatcccTTTAGAACTTCAATTTTGAACTGGGTTTTTCTATAATTGAAACTAAAACAACTTACAATGTTAGAGTATTCAAAACTGCAAATCAATCATCAACAACGACAAAATGGAGGAAAAAAATGGCTCTGAAGACGAAAAAACTTGGGGCAAAAGAAAGATGGGGATCTCGTGATTTCAATGGTANTAGAACTTCAATTTTGAACTGGGTTTTTCTATAATTGAAACTAAAACAACTTACAATGTTAGAGAATTCAAAACTGCAAATCAATCATCAACAACGacaaaatggagaaaaaaaatggCTCTGAAGACGAAAAAACTTGGGGCAAAAGAAAGATGGGGATCTCGTGATTTCAATGGTAGAAACAAAGAACGAATGTCAGCTtttttctagagagagaaacaagCGGTTTACAGAGAGCGGTTAACAGAGCTCTCTGTATACTGTTACAGagaattgttgaagaagaaggagaaaggagGTACTATTTATATACTACAACATgtattaaactaatttttttttaattattatgattttaattttaaaatatattttttaaaactaattattaattaattaagttttcatTTGTCTCACTGTCTGTGTAAgcttgttcatatttttttataagagtCGCGATAAGATGATAGTTAATTTCATGTGACTCTATTCAAAATTTCAGTAAAGACTAAAAAGGATTGCGATAAGATCATAATAATCTGAGTGACAGTAATAAGATGACTGATGGTTTTTGTTCACATGGACGGTTTCAAGTTTGAGTAATGAGAGGAGGGTCGCGATAGGACGACAGTTGTCTTCAGATAACCGGTTACAAAATCTGAGTGAAAAAAGTCTTCACATTATTGGTTCCAATTAAATCTGAGTAAAGAAGAAGCGTAGCGACAAACTGATAGTCAGGATAAAACTAACTGATCATgatgaatacaattattatgGTTATTGTCGAGATATGACGTAGATGACTTTAAATTATACTGTGTTAAATAGTCAAATATAGTCAGTGAGAATTTATTTACTCTATTTATGATGAATGGTGATTCATATAGCCGATTTGAAAATTTACATTTGATTTGTTTAATTCCTTTATTACGAATAACTATGTACACTTGTATAGTGCGTGTGATCCTTGCACAGGGATCATGCTAATCTTCCCCGTATCGTTCTAATTTTACCGGATTGTCCCCTTGTATAGATTTGCTCATATTATCAAtggaaatagatttttattttaaaaaaataggaaaaggaACAAATATACCCTGAGCTAACGTAAATGACATATAAATATTATCCGTCATACTTCTGGGACATTAGTGACCCTGACGTTCAAAAACTAGCACACATATACATTTTATACTAACAGATATACATGTGTCATAATCATATCCACCGAtccaatatttattaaatattggaTCGACAGATAAGATTGTGACATGCACGTGTTCTATTTAGTCTTCTGTTAGGATGAATGACATATATGAGATAGTTTTTGGATGGCATGGCACCGACGTCAGAATTAAGTATGAAGGAAGGTAtgtgcataccatttacgatattTTCAgaatataattatcattttttcctttaaaaggagagaagaagaagagatacGACAAACGATGATTgtaatatttaactaaatcaatttataattcattttcatAATATGATTATTGTTGAGACATATTACAACAAATATTGAATTATTACAAACATAAATATTAGTAAGGCGTGATAAACTaagtaaataacaaaatatgatgataaaagaaattatatagTCCATCCAAACTTTTAAAAGACAAAGAAGtattattgttttgttttatttgtctTGAcaggaaaatatatatttttttaaaaaaaagtagctacatatttatattcatataaaaaataacaaaattctaCAAATTGATATTCGagttaaatcataaaaataaatacgtATGATTTAAACATTAGCTCCCTAAGTATATCAtatgttttttagtttaatttatttattgagaACATGCATTTATTAAGTTTAAGTATTATATACTAATGGCATGTGTTAAAAATCtttgattattaattaatggcgtgtgtaaaaaatattattttagtattaaatattaatcGACTTATATCAAGTTGTTGTTCTGTGATCAAAAGATTAGAAAGTTCAAGCTATCAAAACAATATATTCTATGAGTTTAACATATATGGTGATACAGGTATTTTAAATTACGAAATGAATCTTGGTCGTTGCATCTAATAAGATACCACATACTGATATAagtttgatttgttttattcGATCGATATTCATATTAGAGCTCGACTAATCACGATTCGTATCAACTAGTAAATGTTCCCTACCGAAAAAAAAATCTTAGCCGTGACTCTTAGAGAAGTAGCCTCATTCGCTACACCGTATATTTTTAGTAGTCCAATATGTTCCTTATAAACCACCTCACGTTTATTAGAACTAATTCTGTTTTACCATAGccataaaatattgaaaataaatataaagaaaataaaaaagtattcaCACTTAAAATTGGcaccaaaaagagaaaaaaaaaataccgtAAATAAATGATGAGATTCGTTTTTAGAGTGTTTTAGACGTAAAAGTCATAAAATATTAGTTGATATTGAGTGTATActtataattgaaatataattagtttattattagtatttttaatgAGCATTTTGttaagtattaatttttataagtgTTAATAAGTATTAAtcgtatttttaaaaaaatggtaacttgaaatattttgaagacAATAATTTTAGTCTGTTCAAATCATGGtcaaacaaatatttgaatataaatttttaaaatcgtTCAAATTTTATGGTCAAACAGATATTTgaggaaaaattttaaaacctcATCGAATTTCTATTTGATTTCTTGgtcaaattgaaatttgaattattaaatttcaaattcaatcaAAGATCATGGTCAAACATATTTCTAaagataatttttcaaatttagatTCAAAATCTGTAATCAAACGCTAATTTCGTTTAACTCATAAATACAAGAAAATCCAGTCAaattaagacaaataaattaaaataaataagcgATGGTATATTTTGCGATTACAATAAacattttgaaatgaaaatatatcaCAAATTACACTTCACCATTTTGTTTTGGGCCCACATAGTTATGTGGCATCCACATAGACTTTTATGCTGGGCCCCGCCCAATATAATATCTTTGTGTCACAAATAGTaagaagattttttattttccttaaaaagtaaataattatttttctaattaaacgttacaataataataacacactTAATGTAATTTCACAAAATGAAATATAGAGAAGGTACTATACGCAAACCttatttttaaccaaaaaatcTAGGTATTTCTAATAGAACATCGGctcaataaatacaaataaaaatatattggaTTAAAGGATGTAACAAAAATGAAGAAGCTAGTAAAAATTATTAAGAATTACAAAGCATTACACAcggtaaataaaaatataattaaaagataattgaagaacaaatttggaaaataataatagaaattgAGGAACAAGAAACTACATGAATAATACTAGGATTAATAGTATAGAGATAAACGAGACCATATTTCACTACCTACTAGGCTATTACCATTATTTGTACCCTGCGCTCTGAAGTATTTATGTATCTCCTCTCTTTACGTGTTCGAGATAAATCAATCTCGCTTCTCACATCTTTTCCTTCAGTAAAGCAACTATCATGTTCTCTAGGGTAACTTCATTTCTAATTCTCTCTCTCCTAGTATATCTACGTATCCATCTCATCATCTTTATTTCTACAACTTTCGCCTTTTGAACATGAGAGTTCTTAACTAGCTAACACTCTGCTACAACATAATTGGTCTAACAACCATCCTATAAAAACTTCTATAAGTTTTCACGACACTATTTTATCTCATAAGACTCTGGATATGAGCATATATTTCATCCAACCTACATCAATACGGTGTGTGACATCATCGTAAATTTCCACATatatgaactatgttgcctAGAGGAACTTTTTGATGACCTATGCATATGTTACAACAACTAGAAACaacataaattacaataataacataCTCAGCGTgtgaatatataattaaaatatacgTGAAATATAAAGTATAAACAGATATTATTCATATCTTATTtgaggtaaaaaaaattatttttgataaatcctCGCTCAAtactcaaaagaaaattaacgtctattaaaaataacatttttaccTCTGAAATAAAGATAATATAGCTACAAATTAAATCTTTTCTACACCTCACTCTATAAAATTACactaatatatcattttttgttcTCATTACCTCAACTCAAgagaaacattttcaaaaacacATTTAGAGAACACAAAAGCAAACAAAGCACTGATAAAAACTAAACttaaatattaacaataaaatagtgaaataatcaaacaaaaagAACTAATTCCACTAATTAAAATTTTGCATTGGAAGtaaaaaaagaatcttttttgtttttttttctagtgGATAACAACAAAGATTCATGATGCATAggataaaatcataaaatattactttttccgtttaataataattgtccatttaatttactaattaaatcgcacaataatataataaggaGTGTTCTTAATTACTTAATCTATCAAAAACTAGTATTATACTCTTAATTGCCCATAATTATACTCTATATAGTAAATGTTTTTGTCATCACGGATCATTTGGTTTGTAgtaaatgtttttatgtttaCACAAATTAAATGAACCATAAAAATAGTAAGATAATTAAAGCAAAAGaaatatactaatttttttttttttttactctttgtAAGTTAATCAATGacgattttttgaaaaattattttcaaacaataattgaaatttattcCTTAGTTAGAAAGGCCGTGATGcaaagggaaaaaatatttttcataggaTGAAGAATATATAAAGttgaaattaattaatggaatttttttaaaaaaaactttctaATTATAGTTAATTGAAGAGTAATTATTAATGTAACAACTTGAAATACTGACAAATAATTAGGTTATATCTTACTTTCTACCagtttttcaaaatagatatacatatatacaaatgattttttttggaagTTACCGGATGCACATGCACCCGCACGGCATAGGGTGGGTCCGCCCCTGACTACAAATTAAATGTTCTTTAACAAATTTGTCGTTGTCTATTTtggattaatttttttacttacttCGTTCCCATTTAGGCGCCATCATTATTATTAGGCTTCACGtttttttaagaaactaaataaatttatcattatatccTTGTATATTGTTCTCTAGACGTCATATTTTCAatacataaaaaagaattaatttattttattgattaaggTGATCAATAAACATGAATTAATAACTTAGTTTTCTTATATTGattaaatgcatattttcaaaGGTAATAACTCTCAAGggtaaaataggaaaaataattttatttgtgcaCTGATTTGAAATAACAAGTGCTCACTCCGTTTGATATTGTTTGTCAAGTTGCgctttcgaaagtcaatttgattaattttttaaagttaaatcagatcacattaattcgatattttaaataaaaaaatagatattctaaaactatatgaaaagtactataattacaattttttacatattaatatgatttaaaatattaatcaaaattttcataatttaactcaaaaaataaaaatcgtgACAAATAATATCGGATGGAGCGAGtattaataaacatatatatttagtaaTCAATCATTAGTTTGTCGGATTTTCGTATGACAAAAACTGTTGATTGGCTCTTTTACTTCACAGAAAATCATAGCAACTTtagatatattattaaatacatAAAGTTTagtatatttaattgtttttgttttatctCACTGTTACGTACACTTTTCACGTGTTCATGCAACTCAATTTCTTTTACAATATTAATATTCTCTACGTTTTAAAAAGAGTAATTTAGTTTGATCATCgtaaaatttaagagaaaaataattgaatcttattatcacaaattaaaattatgtcgaACAATGTAATATTTCATTCGTTcagtattatttgtcatgatttttatttttaaagtcaaattataaaaactttgactaatattttaagatgtattttttcatcaaattaatatgcaaaaaattacaatttgtaatacttttcatatagttttagaatatctatttttttaaaaaaaaatatcgagttattgtgatctaatttaactttaaaaattagttaaattaactttcgaaaagcgcaacatgacaaataaaagtggacaGAGAGAGTATtattctttaatcttgtggttttaaacatttcacataaaaaattaaaattaaaatgttatcaaaacatgaaaggatttattctttttaaaaagtttttttgcAGCAATAATTATTGTcgttaaaagaaaaatcttttgCCACTAATAGTTTCTTTGTTGTAGTGTCAACTAAAATGGGTTGAGATTTatggaataatattttttttaaatgtggtATATTTAAGTGATTAACTAATGAGCATTAGAGAATAAAGGAATATTTTTGGATTTAAAATTCAGTTAGTCTGAAAATATTGTAAAAtcttttcacattttttaaaattgtgagTTTAATTAAAGTgcatcaaataaattaaaacgaaagaAAGGGTATATTACATTAAAAGTTACacaaagaaagagaattttCCAAATGCCAATTGAACATTATTAAGTGTTTTATATAAATGGTCCTATTTCTGTTGTTGTTGTCTAACTTGGATTTCCGAATCCAAACATTGTAAAGTTAAAATTCTGAATTCGTCTGTAATCGAGAATGTAGTTTATCAAGGACATTCTCCAAGATAAAAAGACGTGGATGTCTAGGATTTAAAGGTTAGTAATGTAGTCAAGCTCTATAATTCGGATTACGTTTATACAAATAACAATCTATGTTGCTCGTACTCTCCAAAACTAATACTTTGGTTTCCTCTCCCTAATGTCACTCGTTTGCCACGAATCCAAGATAGAGTAACACAGTCGAAGAAGATATAGTAGAGTTGATCATCAACAACAAGAATACATCCAATGTAATTTCACAAGTCGCATAACGTACAAATGAATAGGGAAAAATGTATACATGTTATGATCTTCATCTAACTCCAACCAGCAACAGCAACTTTCTAACTCTGTAATCTTCACTGATGCTTCTAAAATGGAAGAGTATCCGCGATAGGGAATGAAATGAACGAATACACGAGGGTAAAATCCTTTCTAGATGGGATCGATGAGGTTGTCCTTAATCATGATCTCCAACACATCTAAAGTTGCGGTACCTACTCGACTACCATCCTTGTAAAGCCTAAACCTAGGTAGTGTTGTAATGTTCTCTGCTGCAGCTCGGCTCTGTTCCACGACCACCTTCAGAAAAGAccaaatataaattagtatGAGTTTACTTCATGATTTCCCGTCTGCCTGAAAAGCACAACGTGTTGCCTATGATTGTTTACCTTGAGAAAAATTACTGAAGGATATTTGGCGCTCAAGGTATCCATGACCGAGGACATCCATGCGCATTCTGGGTTGgttaattcattaaaatagaccacAGATTCACCTACATGAGTACATAGTTGATCGAGTTACTACTGATCGAGTTACATACTGACTGATGCAGGATTTTTAAAGCCTACCAGATGCAATCACAGCCTGGAACTTCTCAACATCTGAAACCAACTCCACCTTCCCCTCTGGAGCTTCTCTGCGTAACTCAGCTCGGGCATGGGATAAATTTGCAGCAACTTCTTGGTCACGTGGAAGTTCCTGCCGCAGAATCTCATAATCTCTCACGGCATCAGCCCATCTTTTCAGCTGTAATGCATCGCTTACGatcaaatttatgattttatcaaGAAAAAGTAAGTGAAATGAATCAATTTATGTCGCACCTTGATATTTGAGGCAGCTCTTAGGTGTAGAGCTTTAGCATATTGTGGCCAGTATAGGAGAGCACGGTTGCTATCAGCCAGAGATTTTTCCCACTCTCCAAGTTTAGACCAGCAATTTGCTCTATTGTAGTAGAGAACTGGATTTGAAGAATCAACCCAGAGCCCTTCCCCATAAGAAGTACAAGCTTGTTCATATCTTTCGGAACAAAAATGCTCGTCGCCATGTTTATGAGCTTCAACCACCAGCCTAATGTTTTCGAGTTCATCAGTAACTTCAGCATTTTGATTATCAATTTGTGCAGCTTTTTCAATGGCAGTAACCGCAGCAGCAAACCTGCAGATATTTATGATCATAATATGGCTGAACctcttttatttctatatactaCTACGTGCAATACTCACTTTCCAACACTGCTGTGAATCTGAGCTTGGACAAAGAATACGTATGCTTCAGAGACCATTCCAAAAATTTTTGACTCTCGTGCTGTGAATGGCTTATGCATCCTAGCTATATAAATCCACGTTTCAGCATACTCTAAGTCGTTTAGCTTCAAATGAGCTTCCGCTCGACATGCAAATAGCTATATGAATTTTCATTCGTCAGTCACAGAATGTACGTAACCACTAAATACAAAGAGATGCTTTCTTTTACCTGAGGAGATGAATCAGCTCCAGAAGTAAATGCTGCCTTAGATTCTATTTTCATAGTCGCCCAATCTTCAACTATCCGGGCTTCAGTGCATTTGTTGATATGTTCCTTCACTGCCTCCAACTTCTGCGACGTTGCTTCATCTGGTTTATGACCTAGGGAATATAAGTGATCCGTTGCATTTTCAACCTGTCCTAAACTGAATGATTTACAGGAATTAGAGGGCAAAACACAATCAAGACATATCCAGTTTTACATGAGCAAAGATAATCAAAGGCTTACCAAAGTAACAAAGAGGGGGAAAAGAAAGACTTCTCGGAGAACAATCGAACAAGAAAACAACGAATTCAGAAAATAAGTGCTCCCTTGCATTTTCAACCTTGTCCTAAACTGCACTTTTTACAGGAATTAGAGGGCAAAACACAATCAACACATATCCTGCATCCAGTTCTACATTAACAAAGCAACAAAGAGGGGGAAAAGAAAGACTTGAACAATCGAACACGAAAACAACGAAACAGAAAATAGTTGATCAACACATATCCTGTATCCAGTTTTACATTAGCAAATAACAAGGCCAGCAAAGATAATCAAAGGCTTACCAAAGTAACAAAGAGGGGGGGAAAGAAAGACTTTCGGAGAACAATCGAACAAGAAAACAACGAAACAGAAAATAGTTGATCAACACATATCCCGCATCCAGATTTACATTAGCAAAGTAACAAAGAGGGGGAAAAGAAAGACTTCTCGAGAACAATCGAAcaagaaaacaacaaaacagAAAATAGTTGATCAACGCATATCCTGCATCCAGTTTAACATTAGCAAATAACAAAGCCAACAAAGATAATCAAAGCCTTACGAAAGTAACAAAGAGGCGAAAAGAAAGACTTCTCGGAAAACAATCGAACAAGAAAACAACGAAACAGAAAATAGTTGATCAACACATATCTCTGCATCCTGTTTTACATTAGCAAAGTAACAAAGAGGGGGACTTCTCGGAGAACAATCGAACAAGAAAACAACGAAACAGAAAATAGTTGATCAACACATATCCTGCATCCAGTTTTACATTAGCAAAGTAACAAAGAGGGGGACTTCTCGGAGAACAATCGAACAAGAAAACAACGAAACAGAAAATAGTTGATCAACACATATCCTGCATCCAGTTTGACATTTGTATGCAAATAACAATCAAGAAAGTTTTACATTAGCAAAAAACAAAGCAGAGTGACTGTATATCACTTACGAAAGTAACCAAAGTCCGAAATCGTGGCGTGGTTGATAACGTCTTGGAGCCAAATTAATAGCTAATTCAAATTCCGCCATTGCTTCCGGATATCGCATCAGACCAATCAACGCACCAGCTCTATTACAATGTAATTTACAATCGTCCGGAGTAATTGCAATAGCTTCTTCATAATATCTCAAAGCTTCATTATAATCTCTATTCACCAAACAATCATTCCCTATCTTATTCAACACTGCCGGACTCAACTGCACCGGATAAACAGTAGCAGAACTACTCGAACTGTAACCAGATACCGATGCCGATCCTCCCCGAGTACTACATTCCTCATCAGCTGAAGACCTACCACCCCCCCTCTTTCTTCTAGAACCCGACATTGAAATATTACAATGGTACAGAATTCAAAACTGTAAGTAAATCAATCGACGAAAATGGGGGAAAACAGAATTTCTCTAAAACCCCATTAATCTCCTCTTCTACTAGAATGTGATTTTTGAACAATGTAGAGCTTCAAACTTGAACTGGGTTTTTCTCTGATTGAAAAATTGACTGAAACAGCTTACAATGTTAGAGAATTCAAAACTGTAAAGCAATCATCAACAAGAAAATGGGGGGAAAAATGGGGTTCTCGTGATTTCAATGGTGGAAACAAAGAATGAATGTGAGAtttttctagagagagaaacaagCCATTTACAGAGAGCTTGTtgttgaagatgaagaagaagaagaaagaagaaatgaagaagaaaagaagttcTTTATTAAACAGCTTcgtaaaagttgaattaccattttgtccctttgttaaattaaaatttgattgaatataaatattttaattacgtAATGGTACAATTTGAgtttcattaaattattattttcttatatatgattatacTGATATTATTTTTGATCGTAATCGTAAATTTCATaattgaagaatttgaaaagttatgATATTAAAGGTCATTCATTACtttaaaatagaaatcaatttcataaatcattTCTTAATTCTATTTATAAACCAAACTTACAAAAATGGAAACTCAcgataaaaaattgaatttataaaaattgCACAATTCAACATGAGAAGATAAGAGAGTTAGAAGTTGCAAGTGAcgataaccaaaaaaaaataatgaaaattgataATCAAGAAAGAAAACATAGCAGCGGAAAAAAGAGAGTAAATTTGATGTACATTGAACAGTTTTATATTGATATGTTGTCGctaacaataacaaaattttcttttggcataatacatatattagactctaaatttggcttcaaaatttaactttaacctcAAACTTTCATAATGTACAAATAGtcactttaactatcctatctttcaataaataaacacgcaATTTTTGAAGCTGAAGTGCGTGAAATGCAAACGCTTCCACGTGTATTAGTGAGTCAATCAGTGACTGTCAACTAATTAAACATTTTACacgtcttttttttaaaaaaaatattttacacatcatttagaaactaaaaaaaattataaaagagattcattaagggtaaaattgtcaTTTCAGCATTTTTTTACCATTGTGGGCCTCGAAAATTACCCCTCACTCGCGTAGAATGCGTGCATTTCACACATTTTGCCAGGTAGGACTCgcgtttttatttattaaaagatatgatagttaaagtgtttatttttgcattatgaaagtttgagatcaaagttaaaatttaaagacaagtttagggtccaatatatgtattatgcctttttttCTATTCAGAGCATGAAAACTTTCTTTGTAATATCCTCAACTTTTCGTTCTtgctttgtttttttattaacttaGTTTCCTATATTGATCAAATGCACACTTTCAAAACTATTAACTCTCGAggatcaaaaaggaaaaataattttatttgtgcaCTGATTTGAAATAACaagtactccctccgtccga
Proteins encoded:
- the LOC107001980 gene encoding TPR repeat-containing thioredoxin TTL1-like, with amino-acid sequence MSGSRRKRGGGRSSADEECSTRGGSASVSGYSSSSSATVYPVQLSPAVLNKIGNDCLVNRDYNEALRYYEEAIAITPDDCKLHCNRAGALIGLMRYPEAMAEFELAINLAPRRYQPRHDFGLWLLSLGQVENATDHLYSLGHKPDEATSQKLEAVKEHINKCTEARIVEDWATMKIESKAAFTSGADSSPQLFACRAEAHLKLNDLEYAETWIYIARMHKPFTARESKIFGMVSEAYVFFVQAQIHSSVGKFAAAVTAIEKAAQIDNQNAEVTDELENIRLVVEAHKHGDEHFCSERYEQACTSYGEGLWVDSSNPVLYYNRANCWSKLGEWEKSLADSNRALLYWPQYAKALHLRAASNIKLKRWADAVRDYEILRQELPRDQEVAANLSHARAELRREAPEGKVELVSDVEKFQAVIASGESVVYFNELTNPECAWMSSVMDTLSAKYPSVIFLKVVVEQSRAAAENITTLPRFRLYKDGSRVGTATLDVLEIMIKDNLIDPI